Proteins from a genomic interval of Trichoderma breve strain T069 chromosome 2, whole genome shotgun sequence:
- a CDS encoding ctr copper transporter family domain-containing protein, which translates to MDMDMGMSSTTTAASATPTGAMMGGGMDDDMGMGMGPAGMCKISMLWNWNVLDTCFISSSWQITSKGMFAGSCIGVVLLVIALEFLRRLSKEYDGFLIKQHAAKFRNASAPAVVTTTAANTAVKAGGESVNSQDVTRAAGNAMPPFRPNVLQQAARALLHMVQFAIAYFVMLLAMYYNGYFIICIFIGAYIGAFIFQWETLTVGSDNTSATNNPTVCCG; encoded by the exons ATGGATATGGACATGGGCATGTCGTCTACCACCACGGCCGCCAGCGCCACTCCCACCGGTGCCATGATGGGCGGTGGcatggatgatgatatggGCATGGGAATGGGACCGGCAGGCATGTGCAAGATCTCT ATGCTTTGGAACTGGAACGTCCTGGACACGTGCTTCATTTCCTCGAGCTGGCAAATCACGTCCAAGGGCATGTTTGCGGGTTCCTGCATCGGTGTTGTCCTCCTCGTGATCGCCCTGGAGTTTCTACGTCGCCTATCCAAGGAATACGACGGCTTCCTGATCAAGCAGCACGCCGCCAAGTTTCGGAACGCCTCAGCTCCCGCCGTGGTCACTACCACCGCTGCAAACACGGCCGTCAAGGCGGGCGGCGAGTCGGTCAACAGTCAGGATGTAACTCGAGCCGCCGGTAATGCCATGCCGCCCTTCCGCCCAAACGTGCTCCAGCAGGCCGCACGTGCGCTACTGCACATGGTTCAGTTTGCCATTGCATACTTTGTCATGTTGTTGGCCATGTACTACAACGGGTACTTCATCATCTGTATCTTCATCGGTGCCTACATTGGCGCTTTTATCTTCCAATGGGAGACTCTGACTGTCGG CTCTGATAATACTAGTGCTACAAACAACCCTACCGTCTGTTGCGGTTAA
- a CDS encoding fungal specific transcription factor domain-containing protein codes for MSSIKHLLSSKVRSQSGCYTCRLRRKKCDERRPECSGCAALEITCHFGDIKPDWMDGGPKQKEMAEFVKAQVKKQASQRRDRKYLDMLESGTRKVSLSDDPKTDVERGYSASAPSTKESPNSHGSGSTAATSPPEMPWHSQAFMGNSDDQAEFDRSADIHYACMYLDYVFPHLFPHYRPHILVGGRGWVLDALQSNNKSLYHITVSLASYYFALILNNGEPEHEECMNKMNQNLQSQMELGLRELQREVSSLHSRKMDPREGLVVMESIIQLLIFEVAMGNRENWKLHLDAAIALFRQILPSPDGWEEMLHGLVNHRWPPLEMGMKRPWSTSQAACRFFTANLLYIDVMSSVSLGCPPRLYSYQNSIIPSCKTTEWSPCTMGEGPLRMEEFRGLHNWVLQVIGDIASLHAWKKAQSLAGSLSINELLNRGTILIDAIKGGIMAIQTTCPPPDTVATVISVPVLGEQPSYAMHNTIWLNAALIYLNTVLAGWQPSCPEISTAVANTTEMLFNLPRGTCLGALAWPLCVAGCLAPPEDEAKYKSIVARLGGLQLFGSLREAMCIMEQVWSQRPLDESWDVAQCMNILGHGVVLL; via the coding sequence ATGTCCTCCATCAAGCATCTGCTGTCGTCCAAAGTGCGGTCGCAGTCCGGCTGCTACACCTGCAGGCTGCGTCGCAAGAAGTGCGATGAGCGTCGCCCCGAGTGTTCGGGATGCGCCGCCCTGGAAATCACATGTCATTTCGGCGACATCAAGCCCGACTGGATGGATGGCGGGCCCAAGCAGAAGGAGATGGCCGAGTTTGTCAAGGCCCAGGTCAAGAAGCAGGCCAGCCAGCGGCGAGACCGCAAGTACCTCGACATGCTGGAGTCGGGCACCCGCAAGGTGAGCCTCAGCGACGACCCCAAGACGGATGTCGAGCGAGGCTATTCCGCGTCGGCGCCGTCTACAAAGGAGTCGCCTAATAGTCACGGCTCCGGCAGCACTGCGGCAACGTCGCCGCCGGAGATGCCATGGCATAGCCAGGCCTTCATGGGCAACTCCGACGACCAGGCGGAATTCGACCGGTCCGCCGACATTCACTACGCCTGCATGTATCTGGACTACGTCTTTCCGCATCTGTTCCCTCACTATCGCCCTCACATCCTCGTGGGCGGCCGTGGCTGGGTGCTGGATGCGCTGCAGTCCAACAACAAGTCGCTCTACCACATCACCGTGTCACTGGCGTCGTACTATTTCGCCCTGATCCTCAACAATGGAGAGCCGGAACATGAGGAATGCATGAATAAGATGAACCAGAACCTGCAGAGCCAAATGGAGCTGGGCCTGCGCGAGCTGCAGAGGGAGGTCAGTTCGCTGCACAGCCGTAAGATGGATCCGCGCGAGGGGCTGGTCGTCATGGAGAGCATCATccagctgctcatcttcGAAGTCGCCATGGGCAACCGTGAAAACTGGAAGCTCCATCtcgatgctgccattgcaCTATTCCGCCAGATACTCCCGAGCCCCGACGGCTGGGAGGAAATGCTACATGGCCTCGTTAACCATCGCTGGCCGCCGCTAGAAATGGGCATGAAGCGGCCCTGGAGCACCAGCCAAGCCGCCTGCAGATTCTTCACGGCCAACCTGCTCTATATTGATGTCATGTCGAGCGTCTCACTTGGGTGCCCCCCTCGGCTGTACAGCTATCAAAACTCAATCATACCCTCGTGTAAGACGACGGAATGGAGCCCCTGCACCATGGGAGAAGGACCCCTCCGCATGGAAGAGTTTCGTGGGCTGCACAACTGGGTTCTCCAGGTCATCGGCGACATAGCGTCGCTCCACGCATGGAAGAAGGCACAGAGCTTAGCCGGCTCTTTATCCATCAATGAACTCTTGAATCGTGGCACGATACTCATAGACGCCATCAAGGGGGGGATCATGGCTATCCAAACAACATGCCCGCCACCCGACACGGTTGCCACCGTCATCTCGGTACCAGTCCTTGGTGAGCAGCCATCATATGCGATGCACAACACCATCTGGCTCAACGCAGCCTTGATCTACCTCAACACAGTCCTCGCCGGTTGGCAACCCTCATGCCCGGAAATTAGTACTGCCGTGGCCAACACCACCGAAATGCTGTTTAACTTGCCAAGAGGAACCTGCTTAGGAGCActggcttggcctctttgtgTGGCCGGCTGTCTAGCACCTCCAGAGGATGAAGCCAAATACAAGAGCATAGTAGCCCGGCTCGGTGGGCTGCAGCTATTTGGTTCGCTCAGAGAAGCCATGTGCATTATGGAGCAGGTCTGGTCCCAGCGACCTCTGGACGAGAGCTGGGACGTTGCCCAGTGCATGAACATTCTGGGGCATGGAGTTGTGTTGCTATGA
- a CDS encoding cyclophilin type peptidyl-prolyl cis-trans isomerase/CLD domain-containing protein has product MPNTKVFFDIAWKGPVFKDGRPTTEIKEQTGRINFNLYDDVVPKTAENFRALCTGEKGFGYQGSSFHRIIPNFMLQGGDFTRGNGTGGKSIYGEKFADENFQLKHDRPGLLSMANAGPNTNGSQFFITTVVTSWLNGRHVVFGEVADQESMAIVAALEATGRDDGKVKYEPRPTITASGVL; this is encoded by the exons ATGCCTAACACCAAGGT TTTCTTCGACATTGCCTGGAAGGGCCCCGTCTTCAAGGACGGCCGTCCTACCACCGAGATCAAGG AGCAGACCGGTCgcatcaacttcaacctcTATGACGACGTTGTCCCCAAGACCGCTGAGAACTTCCGTGCTCTCTGCACCGGCGAGAAGGGCTTCGGCTACCAGGGCTCTTCTTTCCACCGAATCATCCCCAACTTCATGCTCCAGGGTGGTGACTTCACCCGCGGTAAC GGCACTGGCGGCAAGTCCATCTACGGCGAGAAGTTTGCCGATGAGAACTTCCAGCTGAAGCACGACCGCCCCGGTCTGCTGTCCATGGCCAACGCCGGCCCCAACAC CAACGGCTCTcagttcttcatcaccactgTCGTCACCTCTTGGTTGAACGGCCGCCACGTCGTCTTCGGCGAGGTCGCTGACCAGGAGTCCATGgccattgttgctgctctcGAGGCCACCGGTCGTGATGACGGCAAGGTTAAGTACGAGCCCCGCCCCACCATCACCGCCTCCGGTGTCCTGTAA
- a CDS encoding ENTH domain-containing protein yields MDFNDLKNTVSNLTLYDLKAGFRKAQNAVMNYTEMEAKVREATNNEPWGASSTLMQEIANGTFNYQQLNEIMPMIYRRFTEKAAEEWRQIYKSLQLLEFLIKHGSERVIDDARGHITLLKMLRQFHFIDQNGKDQGINVRNRAKELAELLGDVDRIRSERKKARVTKNKYTGVEGGMGGGFSSGGFSSGSSGRFGGFGNESSYGGGGGGPTEYGGYSGGVYGDGGGFGGQASDFRDTQNRSERFEEYDEFDEGERPAASSRPPRASERSPAKKATAPPPKQKEPEVDLFSFDEPAQAAPVAAPSSSGFGNFTSANTAANDDDDEFDDFQSAAPAAAPSAPAAQPLSPTAAGFSQPLSPTSPNYSSIAAPKPLSAPQQAGISQMVNIASISPASSTNPTPAAASAFSAPMQPAKSNGFQPTGPNYFGTVQAQPTGGSVSSMTPTSSLQPASKSNGKAAAAGGGDAFGALWGKASVGIKKPSTPTAGPALGQLAKEKSSAGIWGAPAPAAPQGGTGSASGDLLG; encoded by the exons ATGGATTTCAACGATTTGAAGAACACTGTGTCGAACCTGACCTTGTATGATCTCAAGGCCGGGTTCCGAAAGGCGCAAAATG CCGTCATGAACTACacggagatggaggcaaag GTGCGAGAGGCAACAAACAACGAGCCCTGGGGAGCATCGTCCACCCTGATGCAGGAGATTGCCAATGGCACATTCAACTA CCAACAGCTTAATGAGATTATGCCCATGATCTACCGGCGATTCACGGAAAAGGCCGCCGAGGAGTGGCGCCAAATCTACAAGAGTCTGCAGCTGCTCGAGTTCCTCATCAAGCATGGCTCGGAGCGCGTCATCGACGATGCGCGTGGACACATTACCCTCCTCAAGATGCTGCGTCAGTTTCACTTCATTGACCAGAATGGAAAGGACCAAGGCATCAACGTTCGAAACCGAGCCAAGGAACTCGCCGAGCTCTTGGGCGACGTGGATCGCATCCGCTCAGAACGCAAAAAGGCCCGAGTAACGAAGAACAAGTATACCGGCGTCGAGGGAGGCATGGGCGGCGGCTTCTCAAGCGGCGGCTTCTCAAGCGGCAGCAGCGGTCGCTttggcggcttcggcaacgAGTCCAGCTATGGCGGGGGTGGCGGCGGCCCTACAGAATACGGAGGCTATTCCGGCGGCGTGTatggtgatggcggcggcttcggtGGCCAGGCAAGCGACTTCCGCGATACCCAGAACCGGTCAGAGAGATTCGAGGAGTACGATGAGTTTGACGAGGGCGAGCGGCCCGCTGCCAGCTCTCGTCCCCCACGGGCTTCAGAGCGCTCTCCGGCCAAGAAAGCAACAGCGCCGCCTCCCAAGCAGAAGGAGCCTGAGGTCGACCTCTTCTCATTTGATGAGCCTGCCCAGGCTGCTCCTGTAGCCGCACCAAGCAGCTCTGGCTTTGGCAACTTTACCAGCGCCAACACGGCcgccaacgacgacgatgatgagtttgacgACTTCCAATCggcggcaccggcagcagcacccTCAGCGCCAGCAGCCCAGCCTCTATCGCCAACGGCAGCGGGTTtctctcagcctctctcccCAACTTCACCCAACTACTCCAGCATCGCTGCTCCCAAGCCACTGTCGGCTCCTCAGCAGGCCGGCATCAGCCAGATGGTCAATATCGCTTCCATCtcaccagccagcagcaccaaccCGACGCCTGCGGCTGCCTCAGCGTTCAGTGCGCCAATGCAGCCCGCCAAGTCCAACGGCTTCCAGCCCACAGGGCCAAACTACTTTGGCACTGTCCAGGCTCAGCCGACAGGGGGCTCAGTCTCGTCCATGACGCCGACTTCCAGTCTGCAGCCCGCCAGCAAGTCCAACggcaaagctgctgctgctggcggcggcgacgccTTTGGTGCGCTCTGGGGTAAGGCCAGCGTCGGCATCAAGAAGCCCAGCACTCCCACGGCCGGCCCAGCACTGGGCCAATTGgccaaagagaagagcagtGCTGGCATCTGGGGAGCGCCTGCGCCTGCAGCTCCACAGGGGGGCACTGGCTCTGCCTCTGGAGATTTGCTTGGATAA
- a CDS encoding membrane-associating domain-containing protein, with protein MGSPPAFGALGAMFTTMRLLQAVSLISIIGLTGNFVAELVSSDFSTPSALVGTLVVACLATVYILISYILYWDHMLPLLVATAADTLCFIASIIVACVLGRPVSYLNCSAFPKKGNTGNFIYSLFANVKHASSNTFEWVDPSKASCYEIKAIWGLSIATSILFFMSAVAAICLWKRVKGGADRPASRKPMDLE; from the exons ATGGGCTCTCCGCCGGCCTTTGGCGCGCTGGGCGCAATGTTCACCACGATGAGGCTTCTGCAGGCAGTGTcgctcatctccatcattgGCCTCACGGGCAACTTTGTTGCGGAGCTGGTCTCGAGTGATTTCTCTACTCCGTCTGCCCTGGTTGGCACGCTGGTTGTT GCCTGTCTGGCTACGGTATACATCCTCATCAGCTATATCCTCTACTGGGATCACATGCTCCCCCTTCTCGTCGCCACCGCAGCAGACACCCTCTGCTTCATCGCCTCCATCATCGTAGCCTGCGTCCTCGGCAGGCCCGTAAGCTACCTCAACTGCAGCGCGTTCCCCAAAAAGGGCAACACAGGCAACTTCATCTACTCGCTCTTCGCCAACGTCAAGCACGCCTCGTCCAATACCTTCGAATGGGTCGATCCCAGCAAGGCGTCGTGCTATGAAATCAAGGCCATCTGGGGCCTGTCCATCGCAAcatccatcctcttcttcatgtctgCCGTCGCCGCAATCTGCCTGTGGAAGCGCGTCAAGGGAGGCGCAGACCGTCCGGCAAGCCGCAAGCCGATGGACCTCGAATGA